A genome region from Fusarium musae strain F31 chromosome 5, whole genome shotgun sequence includes the following:
- a CDS encoding hypothetical protein (EggNog:ENOG41) has translation MQSVKGEVEAAATNDRFSCITIAVDVSDPLSVKTMVKATVEVFGRLDYAVNSAGVAFKSLGVVTDSEDWDRVIGANLTGTFDSMKEEARQMLRQQPIDTSAPAQSQRGAIVNISSIAGLIGIRYSSAYVAFKHGVSGITKNFALDYPETKVNAVAPGYIATPITSAPGEMSRNAREKVANWVPMKRFGLPEEVAETIVWLLSGRSNFVHGTLIAIDSGYTAQ, from the exons ATGCAGAGTGTCAAGGGGGAAGTCGAGGCTGCGGCTACAAATGACAGATTCTCTTGCATAACGATCGCCGTCGACGTCAGCGACCCTTTGTCCGTCAAGACCATGGTCAAGGCTACTGTCGAGGTCTTTGGCCGTCTTGATTATGCTGTTAACAGTGCTGGAGTAGCTTTCAAGTCCCTCGGTGTTGTCACTGATTCGGAAGATTGGGACAGGGTCATCGGCGCCAATCTTACGGGCACCTTTGATTCGATGAAGGAAGAGGCTCGTCAGATGCTTCGTCAACAGCCAATTGATAC TAGCGCCCCCGCACAGTCGCAGCGTGGAGCCATTGTCAACATCTCTTCAATTGCAGGTCTTATCGGTATAAGATACTCCAGTGCTTATGTCGCCTTCAAGCATGGCGTGAGCGGTATTACCAAGAACTTCGCCCTCGACTATCCTGAAACCAAGGTCAATGCCGTTGCGCCAGGCTACATCGCCACTCCCATAACCTCCGCGCCGGGGGAGATGAGCAGAAACGCCCGTGAGAAGGTCGCCAACTGGGTCCCGATGAAGCGTTTTGGACTGCCAGAGGAAGTTGCCGAGACTATTGTCTGGCTGCTGAGCGGGCGAAGCAATTTCGTTCATGGAACTCTTATCGCTATCGATAGCGGTTATACAGCACAATAA
- a CDS encoding hypothetical protein (EggNog:ENOG41), protein MEAQQVSTRGQLNSLWSEKRLIAICFFIALAQFQYGFDSAAVSGFQSMPGFLIVFGYADPTNPIGYNITTKVQTLLQSLISLGALAACILIFNFGRFISPRVGLWIASLFGVVSIAAQMGSTHLAALYFGRVMLGFSNGFYSTFSAVYIGESTPAYLRGAAIGLVVMQINIGALVGIAVDNGTQTMLSRLSYQIPLAVMFVVPVMMSVGLIFLPETPRYYISKGQDDKAEAAIRKLRGITDDERIREDIMVMRNAWLEETEMRSTTRLLDAFRGTDLRRTLLSIATAVGQASTGIYFISAFSVYFFVQARIGSPFKWVMVSLAIALTGNMLSFPAIRFFNRRHLLLGTSLLNGGLMLGMAIAYTVSPVGSPTVGKVLVGLSIVFTWVYGIGQGPVLWALQTEIPSQRLRAQTVGFSQGTSFLASWLCSYCTPYFINPESLNWGPKYCYIWAGSNFILAVFTYFFIPETKGRSLEQLDELFEKRISAWKFKRYVTDLQQADTDNYVGRMDANEKAGMVQVEHKEN, encoded by the exons ATGGAGGCACAACAGGTCTCTACAAGAGGTCAGCTAAATTCGCTATGGAGCGAGAAGCGCCTGATTGCCATTTGTTTCTTTATTGCTTTGGCTCAATTCCAGTATGGATTTGATTCCGCTGCCGTTTCTGGCTTCCAGTCCATGCCGGGTTTTCTCATTGTCTTTGGTTATGCTGAT CCCACGAACCCAATCGgctacaacatcaccaccaaagtcCAGACCCTCCTCCAGAGTCTCATTAGTCTCGGCGCCCTCGCTGCatgcatcctcatcttcaatttCGGCCGGTTCATCAGCCCTCGAGTCGGCCTCTGGATTGCATCGCTTTTCGGCGTTGTCTCAATCGCTGCACAAATGGGAAGCACGCATCTTGCTGCGTTGTACTTCGGCCGTGTCATGCTTGGGTTCTCCAATGGCTTCTACAGTACATTTTCGGCTGTCTATATCGGAGAGTCAACACCAGCATATCTTCGAGGTGCGGCTATTGGCTTGGTGGTCATGCAGATTAATATCGGTGCTCTTGTCGGTATTGCTGTCGACAACGGAACTCAGACCATGCTCAGTCGTCTGTCATACCAGATCCCTCTTGCGGTCATGTTTGTCGTTCCAGTCATGATGTCTGTAGGCCTTATCTTCTTACCAGAGACTCCTCGATATTACATCTCCAAGGGTCAGGACGATAAGGCTGAGGCTGCGATTCGAAAGCTACGGGGTATAACCGACGATGAGAGAATTCGCGAGGACATTATGGTTATGAGGAATGCGTGGTTGGAGGAAACTGAGATGCGGTCTACTACTCGGCTGCTCGACGCTTTCCGTGGCACCGACTTGCGACGCACTCTCCTTAGCATTGCGACAGCTGTTGGCCAGGCTAGCACTGGCATCTacttcatctcagccttctcggtCTACTTCTTTGTTCAAGCTCGAATTGGTTCGCCTTTCAAGTGGGTCATGGTGTCTCTCGCCATCGCCCTCACGGGAAATATGCTCTCTTTCCCCGCCATTCGCTTCTTCAACCGTCggcatcttctccttggcaCATCTCTCCTCAACGGAGGCTTGATGTTGGGTATGGCAATTGCCTACACTGTTTCTCCCGTGGGCTCTCCAACTGTTGGAAAGGTTCTTGTCGGGTTGAGCATTGTCTTTACCTGGGTATATGGTATTGGCCAAGGTCCTGTACTATGGGCCCTGCAGACTGAGATACCCTCCCAGCGACTGCGAGCACAAACTGTTGGTTTCTCACAAGGcacaagcttcttggcttcatgGCTATGCTCGTATTGTACGCCATACTTCATCAACCCAGAGTCACTCAACTGGGGACCAAAGTATTGTTACATCTGGGCAGGCAGCAATTTTATCCTGGCAGTCTTTACATATTTCTTCATTCCGGAAACTAAGGGCCGAAGCTTGGAGCAACTGGATGAGCTGTTTGAGAAGAGGATCTCTGCCTGGAAGTTCAAGCGTTATGTCACCGATCTGCAGCAGGCTGATACAGATAATTACGTTGGTCGAATGGACGCAAACGAGAAGGCGGGTATGGTTCAGGTGGAACATAAGGAGAACTAG
- a CDS encoding hypothetical protein (EggNog:ENOG41), which yields MDTESVMKQLQAMEAKIEKLTAEADVRKLQHIYGYYLDKCLYKEVVDLFSDSPDAYVQFLNGRFRGKDSIRRLFIDRWSNYFVGGRNGPIHGWLLDHFIGQDVVDFQPGTNTAKYRGRTLMSAGTHKTLNPEYPGGQRQWWEGGVYENEYIKEDGVWKIFRLRYHPFWHGSVEKGWQDADKFVPLFKETYPANPQGPDELWDGGDLWPDTRVVPFHYVHPVTGRQVADEDLQAPKWREPASSAPPARVIDDWTV from the exons ATGGATACCGAAAGTGTCATGAAACAGCTTCAGGCTATGGAAGCCAAGATCGAAAAGCTCACAG CTGAGGCAGATGTACGAAAACTGCAGCATATCTACGGATATTACCTGGACAAATGTCTTTACAAGGAG GTGGTGGATCTGTTCTCAGACTCACCAGATGCATATGTGCAGTTCCTTAATGGCCGCTTCAGAGGCAAAGACTCAATCCGTCGCCTCTTCATCGACCGCTGGTCCAACTACTTCGTTGGCGGTCGCAACGGCCCCATCCATGGCTGGCTTCTAGACCACTTCATCGGCCAAGACGTAGTCGACTTCCAACCAGGCACGAACACCGCCAAATACCGCGGCAGAACCCTCATGAGCGCCGGCACCCACAAGACCCTCAACCCCGAGTACCCGGGCGGCCAGCGTCAATGGTGGGAGGGCGGCGTCTACGAGAACGAGTACATCAAAGAGGACGGTGTGTGGAAGATCTTCCGTCTGCGGTACCACCCTTTCTGGCATGGGAGTGTTGAGAAGGGCTGGCAGGATGCTGATAAGTTTGTGCCCTTGTTTAAGGAGACGTATCCGGCGAATCCGCAGGGGCCGGATGAGCTTTGGGATGGGGGGGATCTGTGGCCTGATACTAGGGTTGTGCCGTTTCATTATGTGCATCCTGTTACAGGGAGGCAGGTGGCGGATGAGGATTTGCAGGCGCCTAAGTGGAGGGAGCCAGCGAGTAGTGCTCCGCCTGCCAGGGTCATTGATGACTGGACTGTTTGA
- a CDS encoding hypothetical protein (EggNog:ENOG41), whose protein sequence is MIAAAASTATLSVAIIGIIYEALNLPLFPYKRQRNRIVVIAMNVIYNIGTILAAYGGMRDTTMPDNIKNGAADKAGNIIMFLVMIGALGWLYPAGKHIYYARQDVSYRSAEILMMAAAPATVLQLIRMNYDLIYSFTQIAMLHPTTGTFAIRFVTFSLQLVIVGMIIVAGWFSKDAAAIRARVLKTDSTSELV, encoded by the exons ATGATAGCCGCTGCTGCCAGCACTGCTACTCTATCAGTGGCCATCATTGGCATAATCTACGAAGC ATTGAATCTGCCCCTATTTCCATATAAACGGCAAAGAAACCGCATAGTAGTCATCGCGATGAACGTAATCTACAACATCGGCACGATCCTAGCAGCGTACGGTGGAATGAGAGATACAACGATGCCggacaacatcaagaacggAGCTGCCGACAAGGCCGgaaacatcatcatgttcCTCGTGATGATTGGTGCTCTGGGGTGGCTATATCCTGCCGGGAAGCATATCTACTATGCTCGGCAAGATGTAAGCTATCGGTCCGCTGAGATACTAATGATGGCTGCTGCCCCTGCGACAGTCCTTCAGTTGATCCGCATGAACTACGACCTCATTTACTCATTTACGCAAATCGCCATGTTGCATCCTACCACGGGCACCTTTGCTATCAGATTTGTCACATTCTCCCTGCAGCTAGTCATAGTTGGGATGATCATTGTTGCTGGCTGGTTCAGCAAAGATGCTGCAGCTATTCGCGCCAGGGTTCTTAAAACAGATAGCACCTCTGAGTTGGTTTGA
- a CDS encoding hypothetical protein (EggNog:ENOG41) produces the protein MEIVKQREKVDLFGIFKFFMLDVIGDLALNKSFGQVTSGKEHQYVIDFNNAFMLIGLERVEDYLKQDMSKKLGSLMSEYLDPATGEPKDGYSAWSIALAGHGFMLVNTPEPSSIGAYTYCPVTRVAGSEATSITLTYIIWMLIKRPDVDQRLRQELSRLSKNYSNTDLANLPYLDAVIHETLRIYPPAPAPMPRVVPKSGFEFEGVSYPPGTVISAQPYTIHRHEGVFEDPDEFRPERWLDVPSEKKDTMYRAFIPFSAGQRG, from the exons ATGGAGATCGTTAAGCAAAGAGAGAAGGTCGATCTATTTGGAATCTT CAAGTTTTTCATGTTGGACGTCATCGGAGATCTAGCCCTTAACAAGAGCTTTGGCCAAGTAACATCTGGCAAAGAGCACCAATACGTGATTGACTTCAACAATGCCTTTATGCTTATAGGACTT GAGCGAGTAGAAGATTATCTCAAGCAGGATATGTCAAAGAAGCTGGGATCGTTGATGTCAGAATATTTGGACCCGGCGACTGGGGAGCCGAAAGACGGCTACTCAGCTTGGTCTATTGCACTTGCTGGCCACGGTTTCATGTTAGTCAATACTCCAGAGCCCAGTAGTATTGGTGCCTATACTTACTGTCCCGTCACTAGAGTTGCTGGGTCCGAAGCAACTTCTATCACTCTGACATATATCATCTGGATGTTGATCAAACGTCCAGATGTCGATCAACGTCTACGACAAGAGCTGAGCAGGCTCAGCAAGAATTACTCGAATACTGATTTAGCCAACCTCCCTTATCTAGATGCTGTGATCCACGAGACTCTTCGTATCTATCCTcctgcacctgcaccaaTGCCACGAGTGGTGCCGAAGTCGGGGTTTGAATTCGAAGGCGTCTCTTATCCTCCAGGC ACCGTCATCTCAGCTCAGCCGTATACCATACACCGTCATGAGGGAGTGTTCGAAGATCCGGATGAATTCAGGCCCGAGCGCTGGCTCGACGTGCCTTCTGAAAAGAAGGACACGATGTACAGAGCTTTTATCCCATTCTCGGCTGGTCAAAGAGGGTAA
- a CDS encoding hypothetical protein (EggNog:ENOG41) produces the protein MGNQIENEKPAPLKIVICGGGIAVFAAALLLREEHNVLVLESSSSNEELGAAITLSINATRVMRRSFARAGFDKDLAHYVEAEKELHWKDLSVLLEWPISVVTEKYGEPWWYFSRKDVHAELKRAALSEDGLGTTPRLMIGAHVERVDSKTGSVFLKSGQSYKADLIIGADGIRSASGNSVFGKLETTPEGLSAYRCMIRTEELRKNPQTQVLTESAKVLMVIGPDRRIVVYPCSSWDWMNFVCIYPDTSDRRLQWRSEVEVKDMVEQFKDFHPSIVTALSMASSAGVWQLRQRVPLPTLVKDCYALVGDAAHAMGPHQGQGACQAIEDAEALRIILSGASSEDIASRLKIYDQLRLPRITKVMENTKKMAPRATDSKEFEFKSAQTYSDYHWGYKVAEEAVGLMHAHGLALNIVNDATGEIGFE, from the exons ATGGGCAATCAAATCGAGAACGAGAAGCCTGCTCCACTCAAGATTGTTATCTGTGGAGGAGGGATCGCTGTTTTCGCAGCAGCACTGCTCTTGCGTGAAGAGCACAATGTTCTGGTTCTtgagtcttcatcatccaacGAGGAGCTGGGTGCCGCCATTACCCTCTCCATCAATGCGACCAGGGtcatgagaagaagcttcgCACGCGCAGGTTTCGATAAGGATCTCGCCCATTATGTTGAGGCTGAAAAG GAACTCCATTGGAAGGACCTCTCAGTCCTCCTTGAATGGCCAATCAGTGTAGTCACCGAGAAGTACGGCGAGCCATGGTGGTATTTCTCTCGCAAAGACGTCCACGCCGAACTCAAACGCGCTGCTCTCTCCGAAGACGGCTTGGGCACGACACCTCGCTTGATGATAGGCGCCCACGTCGAAAGAGTCGACTCGAAAACGGGTTCAGTCTTCCTTAAGTCCGGACAGTCTTATAAGGCTGACTTGATCATCGGTGCGGATGGGATTCGGTCTGCCAGTGGCAACTCAGTGTTTGGCAAGCTCGAGACAACACCTGAAGGCCTGTCTGCATATCGCTGCATGATCCGCACAGAGGAGCTGAGGAAGAACCCGCAGACACAGGTTCTGACTGAAAGTGCAAAGGTGCTAATGGTGATTGGCCCCGATAGAAGAATCGTGGTGTATCCTTGCTCGAGTTGGGATTGGATGAACTTTGTGTGCATTTACCCAGACACTAGCGACCGACGGCTCCAATGGCGTAGTGAAGTCGAGGTAAAAGACATGGTGGAACAGTTCAAGGACTTTCATCCTTCCATAGTCACCGCCCTGTCGATGGCTTCCAGTGCGGGAGTCTGGCAGCTACGGCAGCGCGTGCCATTACCGACATTGGTCAAGGATTGTTACGCCTTAGTAGGAGATGCAGCACATGCAATGGGTCCAC atcaaggccaaggtgcCTGTCAAGCCATCGAGGACGCGGAGGCTCTTAGAATAATCTTGAGCGGTGCCTCGAGTGAGGATATTGCATCTCGGCTCAAAATATACGACCAGTTGCGCCTCCCGCGCATCACCAAAGTCATGGAAAACACAAAGAAAATGGCTCCGAGGGCCACCGATTCGAAGGAGTTTGAGTTTAAGAGTGCGCAGACATACAGCGACTACCATTGGGGCTATAAAGTGGCTGAAGAAGCGGTGGGCCTGATGCATGCACATGGGCTAGCATTGAACATTGTCAACGACGCAACTGGAGAGATCGGATTTGAATGA